The nucleotide window TTAGCTCCTCTTCCATCTCCAGCTCATAGGCTAAATCGTGATCTCCATCAACGTAAATAGCAACGTCAATGTCTCTGAATGGACGGTTTTCAATGAAAGATCCGTGAATATAAGCAAACAAAACCTCTTTCCGATTAATTAAAAAATCGGTAATCCTCTTCTTTATCTTCTCTCTATCCTCGGATGGTAAGTTGTATATCCTC belongs to Methanomassiliicoccales archaeon and includes:
- a CDS encoding nucleotidyltransferase domain-containing protein; its protein translation is MRIYNLPSEDREKIKKRITDFLINRKEVLFAYIHGSFIENRPFRDIDVAIYVDGDHDLAYELEMEEELTQFIGLPVDVRVVNNAPVTFRFKALEGELLFSRDDNARCEFEEGTLREYHDYSYYLRRYGRDLLGI